One Akkermansiaceae bacterium genomic region harbors:
- a CDS encoding arylsulfatase: protein MKIPNLCTQLILGLYFVITPTVFAAAAKPNIIVIYTDDQGYGDVSALNPEAKFKTPNLDMLVNEGIAFTNGHSADSVCTPSRYGLLTGRYPWRTVRKSGVMQSEGKCMIADGRMTLASLLKENGYHTAMVGKWHLGMDFPGTRQDRDWSKPTKDMPLDKGFDYYFGVPASLNFGVLAWFEGRYAKVPPTLYTKKKKNPRYLDYRIMPPYNDGGKRGLEVAPDFIDNQCLTRFTDKAIEWLTGKTADAKAGKPFFLYLPYTSPHYPVCPLPEFHGQGGAGAYGEFVIETDYHVGRILKFLKAQGLDQNTMVIYSSDNGPEKSWSSRLEETGHDSRGGYRMGKRSVYEGGHRVPFMVRWPAGIAQSGRQWNGVVGQTDLLATFAEILGKKLPDTAGEDSQSFASVLTNPESGHQRLPIITRSNESGDGRYAITGGDWKLILPNKKHKAELYNLAADPAETNNLANGHPEKVQQLQKLATSIVVQGRTTPGARQANDTGYWRELSWMTEAEFMGQAK, encoded by the coding sequence ATGAAAATTCCGAATCTCTGCACTCAACTCATCCTCGGGCTCTATTTTGTGATCACTCCCACGGTATTCGCCGCCGCGGCAAAGCCTAACATCATCGTCATCTATACCGATGATCAGGGCTATGGTGATGTGAGTGCTCTCAATCCGGAGGCAAAGTTCAAGACTCCCAATCTGGATATGTTAGTCAACGAAGGAATCGCATTTACCAATGGCCATAGTGCGGACTCGGTGTGCACTCCATCCAGATATGGCTTGCTCACCGGTCGCTATCCTTGGCGCACAGTGCGCAAGTCCGGTGTGATGCAATCCGAGGGAAAGTGTATGATCGCGGATGGACGGATGACGCTGGCGTCGCTGCTCAAAGAAAACGGCTACCACACGGCCATGGTGGGCAAGTGGCATCTCGGTATGGATTTTCCAGGAACTCGGCAGGACCGTGACTGGTCGAAACCGACCAAGGACATGCCTCTTGATAAGGGGTTCGACTATTATTTCGGGGTGCCTGCCTCCCTCAACTTCGGCGTGCTGGCTTGGTTTGAAGGGCGCTACGCCAAGGTGCCGCCAACGCTCTATACCAAGAAGAAGAAAAACCCGCGCTACCTCGACTACCGGATTATGCCGCCCTACAATGACGGTGGTAAGCGCGGTCTTGAGGTCGCTCCGGATTTTATCGACAACCAATGCCTGACACGTTTCACCGACAAGGCGATCGAGTGGCTCACGGGGAAAACCGCTGACGCCAAGGCGGGGAAACCGTTTTTCCTCTACCTGCCGTATACCTCACCGCATTATCCGGTTTGTCCATTGCCCGAATTCCACGGCCAAGGGGGGGCGGGGGCCTACGGTGAGTTTGTCATCGAGACGGATTATCACGTCGGACGTATTTTGAAATTCCTTAAAGCTCAAGGACTCGATCAGAATACTATGGTTATCTACAGTAGCGACAATGGCCCCGAGAAATCCTGGTCGTCACGCTTGGAGGAAACCGGACACGATAGCCGCGGTGGCTACCGCATGGGCAAACGCTCTGTCTATGAGGGCGGGCACCGGGTGCCGTTTATGGTCCGCTGGCCTGCTGGTATCGCCCAGTCCGGTCGTCAATGGAATGGCGTTGTTGGACAGACCGATTTGCTGGCCACCTTCGCAGAAATCCTCGGTAAAAAACTACCTGATACCGCAGGCGAGGACAGCCAGAGTTTTGCCTCGGTTTTGACCAATCCTGAATCCGGGCACCAACGCCTGCCGATCATCACCCGGAGCAACGAATCCGGTGACGGACGTTACGCCATCACCGGGGGGGATTGGAAACTCATCCTGCCTAACAAAAAACACAAAGCGGAGTTGTATAACCTTGCGGCCGACCCCGCCGAAACAAATAACCTCGCCAATGGGCATCCTGAAAAAGTGCAGCAACTCCAAAAGCTAGCCACGTCGATCGTGGTGCAGGGAAGAACAACCCCCGGTGCCCGTCAAGCCAACGACACCGGCTACTGGAGGGAGCTTTCCTGGATGACAGAGGCTGAGTTTATGGGGCAGGCGAAATAA